In Oceanithermus desulfurans, a single window of DNA contains:
- a CDS encoding sugar ABC transporter substrate-binding protein, which yields MGKPDLSRRKFMIQSALASMGIVAGPAFLQTVRAAEGKNRPLKAAFSNAGLQATWCAQGKDTVEQWGEWLGVEIHWYDGQLDVAKQRAAVDAMAAKDWDFVAIQSLSIGSLVEPVQKMIDKGIPVIAMDTMLAPWGKIKQHTFIAPDNVWMAEQVTQALVDAIGGKGNIVMTQGSLGHTGAQGRAQGFYNVVKRYPDIKVIDESPADWDVAKVAQLWENLLNRYKKIDAAFFHNDDMALAAYHVIKNAGRENEIVLGGIDGMPPAVQAVLDGKLHATARNSSARIHWGALVAGYYAAMQKEMPGKDIPEFILADGPAILPPSKEKTDKPWLLKGYGIGAGPGLLWQEKHFLA from the coding sequence ATGGGTAAACCCGACCTTAGCCGCCGTAAATTCATGATCCAGAGCGCCCTGGCCTCGATGGGCATCGTCGCCGGCCCCGCCTTCCTGCAGACCGTGCGCGCCGCCGAGGGCAAGAACCGGCCCCTCAAGGCCGCTTTCTCCAACGCCGGCCTCCAGGCCACCTGGTGCGCCCAGGGTAAGGACACCGTCGAGCAGTGGGGCGAGTGGCTGGGCGTCGAGATCCACTGGTACGACGGCCAGCTCGACGTCGCCAAGCAGCGCGCCGCCGTGGACGCCATGGCCGCCAAGGACTGGGACTTCGTCGCCATCCAGTCGCTCTCGATCGGCTCGCTGGTGGAGCCGGTGCAGAAGATGATCGACAAGGGCATCCCGGTCATCGCCATGGACACCATGCTCGCCCCCTGGGGCAAGATCAAGCAGCACACCTTCATCGCCCCCGACAACGTCTGGATGGCCGAACAGGTCACCCAGGCGCTGGTGGACGCCATCGGCGGTAAGGGCAACATCGTCATGACCCAGGGCTCGCTGGGCCACACCGGGGCCCAGGGCCGGGCACAGGGCTTCTACAACGTGGTCAAGCGCTACCCCGACATCAAGGTGATCGACGAGTCGCCCGCCGACTGGGACGTGGCCAAGGTGGCCCAGCTCTGGGAGAACCTCCTCAACCGCTACAAGAAGATCGACGCCGCCTTCTTCCACAACGACGACATGGCGCTGGCCGCCTACCACGTGATCAAGAACGCCGGCCGCGAGAACGAGATCGTCCTCGGCGGCATCGACGGCATGCCGCCCGCGGTTCAGGCGGTACTCGACGGCAAGCTGCACGCCACCGCCCGCAACTCCTCGGCGCGCATCCACTGGGGCGCGCTGGTGGCCGGCTACTACGCCGCCATGCAGAAGGAGATGCCCGGCAAGGACATCCCCGAGTTCATCCTCGCCGACGGCCCCGCCATCCTGCCCCCGAGCAAGGAGAAGACCGACAAGCCCTGGCTGCTCAAGGGCTACGGCATCGGCGCCGGCCCCGGTCTGCTCTGGCAGGAGAAGCACTTCCTGGCCTAG
- a CDS encoding MurR/RpiR family transcriptional regulator, translating into MATNARVLSRINSFYDKLSPSERRVADYVREHPEQVIHMPLAKLAQQAGVSDPSVLRFCRAIGYRGYLDFKVALTQDLASPVQFIHETVNPSDGPREIAQKVFAAANRALLETLQSLDVAGIERVVDLIDGAKRTLIIGVGTSAPIAQTFYNRLFRLGLPVWIQTDSYLQLMHAALLGPDDVVVGISQTGASTDPVLTLEEAKKHGAATVAITGSLSSPITQQADVTLYSSYHELRPEAASSRIAQIAIVETIYVALSMRRLKTADSDERRIWEALSRKTL; encoded by the coding sequence ATGGCCACGAACGCAAGGGTCCTCTCACGCATCAACAGTTTTTACGACAAGCTCTCGCCCTCGGAACGGCGGGTGGCCGACTACGTGCGCGAGCACCCGGAACAGGTCATCCACATGCCGCTGGCCAAGCTGGCACAGCAGGCGGGGGTGAGCGACCCCTCGGTGCTGCGCTTCTGCCGCGCCATCGGCTACCGCGGCTACCTCGACTTCAAGGTGGCCCTGACCCAGGACTTGGCCTCGCCGGTGCAGTTCATTCACGAGACCGTCAACCCCTCCGACGGCCCCCGCGAGATCGCCCAGAAGGTCTTCGCCGCCGCCAACCGGGCGCTGCTGGAGACCCTGCAGAGCCTCGACGTCGCCGGTATCGAGCGCGTCGTCGACCTCATCGACGGCGCGAAGCGCACCCTGATCATCGGCGTGGGCACCTCCGCGCCCATCGCCCAGACCTTCTACAACCGCCTCTTCCGCCTGGGTCTGCCCGTCTGGATCCAGACCGACTCCTACCTGCAGCTGATGCACGCCGCCCTCCTGGGGCCGGACGACGTGGTCGTCGGCATCTCCCAGACCGGGGCCTCGACCGACCCCGTGCTCACGCTCGAGGAAGCTAAAAAGCACGGAGCCGCCACCGTGGCCATCACCGGATCGCTCTCCTCCCCCATCACCCAGCAGGCCGACGTCACCCTCTACTCCAGCTACCACGAACTGCGCCCGGAAGCCGCTTCGTCGCGCATCGCCCAGATCGCCATCGTCGAGACGATCTACGTCGCGCTGAGCATGCGCCGCCTCAAGACCGCCGACTCCGACGAGCGGCGCATCTGGGAAGCCCTGTCCCGAAAGACCCTGTGA
- a CDS encoding DNA/RNA nuclease SfsA, with protein sequence MELDVRFPASLEARLIRRENRFVVRAVAGGKELRLHLPNTGRLVWLKPETPLRYLSRSGGRTQGRVLLARDGAVWALLDSAYAEAGLPRLLARWGWGFLAAQPRVEGSRLDALVRDAAGRERWLELKSVTHVEAGTACFPDAPSARALRHLRLLARHRGALVFAVLRADAARFAPCPVDPAFAGALCRALEAGLWARAVRARVEPAGLVWDAELPLYCGA encoded by the coding sequence GTGGAGCTGGACGTGCGTTTTCCCGCGAGTCTCGAGGCCCGCCTGATCCGGCGGGAGAACCGCTTCGTGGTGCGGGCCGTGGCCGGCGGTAAGGAGCTACGGCTGCACCTGCCCAACACCGGCCGGCTCGTCTGGTTGAAGCCGGAAACGCCGCTGCGCTACCTGTCCCGTTCGGGCGGCCGCACCCAGGGGCGGGTGCTGCTGGCGCGGGACGGGGCGGTCTGGGCGCTGCTCGACTCGGCGTACGCCGAGGCGGGGCTGCCGCGGTTGCTCGCGCGCTGGGGCTGGGGTTTCCTCGCCGCCCAGCCCCGGGTGGAGGGGAGCCGGCTCGACGCCCTCGTCCGCGACGCCGCAGGGCGCGAGCGATGGCTCGAGCTCAAGTCGGTCACCCACGTGGAGGCGGGGACCGCCTGCTTCCCCGACGCCCCGTCGGCGCGGGCGTTGCGGCACCTGCGGCTGCTCGCCCGGCACCGGGGGGCGCTCGTCTTCGCGGTGCTGCGGGCCGACGCCGCGCGCTTCGCCCCCTGCCCGGTCGACCCCGCCTTCGCGGGTGCGCTCTGCAGGGCGCTCGAGGCCGGGCTCTGGGCGCGGGCGGTACGGGCGCGCGTCGAGCCCGCGGGCCTCGTATGGGACGCGGAGCTCCCCCTATACTGTGGAGCGTGA
- a CDS encoding ATP phosphoribosyltransferase regulatory subunit yields MIPEGTRYYLPPEAQARLQLTQRWRELFAAWGYAPVELPALEIYDAAHPLAERAFKLVDKSGRVLALRSEFTTALVRMARSQLESAGPHRLQYAGRLWLRDSEVGLGRLREFAQVGVEVFGASSPRIDAELLALAAEALAAAGLEGARIEVGLPAFVADLLDATGLEQERVRKLHTAIDRKNTPELAERLERYGVRGALAEALLALPDLFGGREVLAAARRHAVSERARIDLDWLEEVLALLPAGLEPLFDLGMARAYDYYSGIHFRAYTPDFGLPLLGGGRYDGAGVPFAAGFALGLERVLEAAGLPAAAPVPDALALDAATARALRAQGLAVELAWTGDLDELRAYARRRGIPRIAGPEGEVAP; encoded by the coding sequence GTGATCCCCGAAGGGACCCGCTACTACCTGCCGCCCGAGGCGCAGGCGCGGCTGCAGCTGACGCAGCGCTGGCGCGAGCTCTTCGCCGCCTGGGGCTACGCGCCGGTGGAGCTGCCGGCGCTGGAGATCTACGACGCCGCCCACCCGCTGGCGGAGCGCGCCTTCAAGCTGGTCGACAAGAGCGGCCGGGTGCTGGCGCTGCGCTCGGAGTTCACCACCGCGCTGGTGCGCATGGCGCGCAGCCAGCTCGAGTCCGCGGGCCCGCACCGGCTGCAGTACGCGGGGCGGTTGTGGCTGCGCGACAGCGAGGTGGGGCTGGGGCGCCTGCGCGAGTTCGCCCAGGTCGGCGTCGAGGTCTTCGGGGCCTCCTCGCCCCGGATCGACGCCGAGCTGCTGGCGCTCGCGGCCGAGGCGCTGGCGGCGGCGGGTCTGGAAGGTGCGCGCATCGAGGTGGGCCTGCCCGCCTTCGTGGCCGACCTGCTCGACGCCACCGGGTTGGAGCAGGAGCGCGTGCGGAAGTTGCACACCGCCATCGACCGCAAGAACACCCCGGAGCTGGCCGAGCGGCTCGAGCGTTACGGGGTGCGCGGAGCGCTGGCGGAGGCGCTCTTGGCGCTGCCCGACCTCTTCGGAGGGCGCGAGGTGCTGGCGGCGGCGCGGCGGCACGCGGTGAGCGAGCGCGCGCGCATCGACCTGGACTGGCTCGAGGAGGTGCTGGCGCTTTTGCCCGCAGGGCTCGAGCCGCTCTTCGACCTGGGCATGGCCCGGGCCTACGACTACTACTCGGGCATTCACTTCCGCGCCTACACCCCCGACTTCGGGCTGCCCCTCCTGGGAGGCGGCCGCTACGACGGCGCGGGGGTGCCCTTCGCCGCCGGGTTCGCGCTGGGCCTGGAGCGCGTCCTCGAGGCCGCCGGGCTTCCCGCGGCCGCGCCGGTGCCGGACGCGCTGGCGCTGGACGCGGCGACGGCCCGCGCCCTGCGCGCACAGGGGCTGGCGGTGGAGCTCGCCTGGACCGGCGACCTGGACGAACTCCGGGCCTACGCCAGGCGGCGCGGCATTCCCCGCATCGCCGGCCCCGAAGGCGAGGTGGCGCCGTGA
- the hisG gene encoding ATP phosphoribosyltransferase yields the protein MTLSGFDWVVALPKGRMMADAYRIFERAGYPLPAAAGERELWHAGEGVAVLELRGGDVPTYVDLGIADVGVAGRDVLLEAGRELYEPVDLGFGACRLSLIRRPGDEGPVRRVASKYPRFTQAWLRSRGLVADVVKLSGNVELAVLTGLADAVVDVVQTGSTIRAAGLVEVEVLARSSARLVVNKSALKLKRAVLRPLIEELRRATRKPEG from the coding sequence GTGACCCTCTCCGGCTTCGACTGGGTGGTGGCCCTGCCCAAGGGCCGGATGATGGCCGATGCCTACCGCATCTTCGAGCGCGCGGGCTACCCGCTGCCCGCGGCCGCCGGCGAGCGCGAGCTGTGGCACGCGGGGGAGGGGGTGGCCGTGCTCGAGCTGCGCGGCGGCGACGTGCCCACCTACGTCGACCTGGGCATCGCCGACGTGGGCGTGGCGGGGCGCGACGTGCTGCTCGAGGCTGGTCGCGAACTCTACGAACCCGTGGACCTGGGTTTCGGCGCCTGCCGGCTCTCGCTCATCCGCCGGCCGGGCGACGAAGGGCCGGTGCGCCGGGTGGCGAGCAAGTACCCCCGGTTCACCCAGGCCTGGCTGCGTTCGCGCGGCCTGGTGGCCGATGTGGTCAAGCTCTCGGGCAACGTCGAGCTGGCGGTGCTCACCGGCCTGGCCGACGCGGTGGTGGATGTGGTGCAGACCGGCAGCACCATCCGCGCCGCCGGTCTCGTCGAGGTGGAAGTGCTGGCGCGCTCCAGCGCCCGTTTGGTGGTCAACAAGAGCGCGCTCAAGCTCAAGCGCGCCGTGTTGCGTCCCCTTATCGAAGAACTGCGCCGAGCGACGCGGAAACCTGAAGGTTAG
- the trmH gene encoding tRNA (guanosine(18)-2'-O)-methyltransferase TrmH — protein MTPERYRRLRDVLDKRQPDLTVLMENVHKPHNLSAILRTADAVGVYEAHAVNPTGGVPTFHDTSGGSEKWVYLRVHPNVDEAVAHLKERGFTVYAANLSERALDYREVDYTLPSAVLLGAEKWGVSPRAAELADADVVIPMMGMVQSLNVSVAAAVILFEAQRQRLASGLYDRPRLDPLTYRRTLFEWAYPREAAVLRRQGLPYPELDEEGRIV, from the coding sequence GTGACGCCCGAGCGCTACCGCCGCCTCAGGGACGTGCTGGACAAGCGCCAGCCCGACCTGACGGTGCTGATGGAAAACGTTCACAAACCCCACAACCTCTCGGCCATCCTGCGCACCGCCGACGCGGTGGGCGTCTACGAGGCGCACGCGGTTAACCCCACCGGCGGGGTACCCACCTTCCACGACACCTCCGGAGGCAGCGAGAAATGGGTCTACCTGCGGGTACACCCGAACGTCGACGAGGCCGTCGCCCACCTGAAGGAGCGCGGCTTTACCGTCTACGCCGCCAACCTCTCGGAACGCGCCCTGGACTACCGTGAGGTCGACTACACCCTTCCGTCGGCGGTGCTCCTGGGAGCGGAGAAGTGGGGGGTTAGCCCGCGCGCCGCCGAACTGGCCGACGCCGACGTCGTCATCCCGATGATGGGCATGGTTCAGAGCCTCAACGTCTCGGTGGCTGCGGCGGTGATCCTCTTCGAGGCGCAGCGCCAGCGCCTGGCTTCAGGCCTCTACGACCGGCCCCGCCTCGACCCCCTCACCTACCGGCGCACCCTCTTCGAGTGGGCCTACCCGCGCGAGGCGGCGGTGCTGAGGCGCCAGGGCCTTCCCTATCCGGAGCTGGACGAAGAAGGGCGCATCGTTTGA